DNA sequence from the Desulfovibrio sp. ZJ209 genome:
GAAACATGCCCGTGAGGTCCGGCATATACAGGGCATCTGCGGCCGCGTCGTAAAAAAACTTGCTCACGCCGCCAACACCTTCCCAGCCCACGGTCGCGCCGCTGGCCAGGGTATGCCAGATGGCGACGTGGGCGGCCTGGCGCTCGGCGAGGCTTGCAAAGCAGCGCGCCTGCCCGTGGGCGGTTTGCAGGTAGGCATACGCCTGCGGCCAGGTCGCGGCAAAGTCCTCCACCACGCTGCCGTTGAGCGGCACAAAGCCCGGACGAGATAACGTATCCTCGAACCACGCAGTCTGGCATATGCGCGTCCGCGCCATGCCCGCCATGATCTGCCAGGCCAATCCGGTGTAAATGACCTCATAGACCTGGCCAGCGGCCAGATCGCCCACTTCCGGGGCCACGCCCTCCCAAAGCAGGGGCTCGGCGTTGCCGCCGTTGATGCTGATGCGCGGGTTGACGGCCGTGTTGACGTGGGCAAAGCGCAGGTACACCTTGGAGCCGGGCACAAGGTCAAGGCCCTCTATTTCCAGGGCCTTGACGGGCTCGTCCGCGGCACTCTCGCACAGCGCAAAAGAGGCGTCATGCCGGGGCTCAAGGGCACGAATGGCCCTCACCAGGGCGGCCTCCACTTTGTCCAGGTCGCCGTCGTCGAGGACGCCCGGAGCAAAGCGGCGCGCCAGGAATTGCGCGAGGCCCGCGGCCATATGCGCAACCTGCCGGGCCTGTTTGTTGGCGAGCTTGGCGCGGGCAATGCCCGGCTGGTGGCCAATAATGCGCTGCATGTCCTGGGCGTACTCGGCCTGCGTAAGCAGGTCGCGGCCCTCCTGCCCCTGCGCGCAGAAGGGCAAAATCTCATTGATAACGGCCTCGGGCGCAACGGTGACGCCCGTGTCCTTGAGGTCCGCAACGGTTTGTGCCTGTGCCATGTCTGGCCTCCTCGGGGTACTCTACGGGGCTTTGCTGGCCTGGTGTCCCCCGAAATTGTTCGGGAGGCGTGATTATGCCGGAACCAGGAACTCGGGCCAGCGGCCGCCGCTCCCGGCCTCGTCAGGCCACCCCGCAAGGGCCGCCGAGTCGCAATCCCACGCGAACAGCTTGTCGCCGTCCGGCGTCACGGCGTACCAGTTTATGCGCACGCCCTCGGGCTTGAGCGGGATATAGTTGCCCGTGAGCAGCGCGCGGAATACGGCATCGGGCCTTATGCCCGCTATGCCCACGCTCATGCTCATGTCCTGGTTATCCTGGATAACCAGGAGGCTGCCTGTGTCCGCAAAGGCCATGCGCCAGACAGCGTAGGCCAGGGGCACGCTGCCATCCCAGGCATTGGCGGTAATGCGCGCCTTGACCAGGCGCCGGAAGCTGTCGTCATCCAGCACAGAGAGACCCGAGGCCGGGTCGTAGCGGCCTTTCCACACGCCCTCCTGCCAGCCCACGCCCTCCACGTCCCAGCTAAAATAGACGCCTTCCAGGGGCGTTTGCAGGTAGCGGGTGACGCCTACCCACAGGCCCACGGCGTCAAGCTGCACGCCCACGGCCGTGTCCACGTCAAAGGCCGGGGGAAGCTGGCAAAGGAAAGCCTGGGCGTCCGCATAGGGCTGGACGCACGCGGCCACCAGCGCCAGAAAACGCGGGCGGCGGTGCTCGCTTGTCACCAGGGCAACGTAGTCCGCAACGCCGGGCATTAGTCGCCCCCCGGCAGCAGCACGTCCTCTACCGCGCAACTCGCGGCGGCGTTAAAGGTAATGGGCAAATTGGCCTGCTGCCACTCGGCCGCGTCGTCCGGGGCGTCGCCCGTGCAAAGCTCCACCGCCAGCACGTCAAAGGACCTGCGGCCGGGCACGTCCGCCTCATTTATGGGGCACAAGAGGCGGCTCACAAGCACGTCCTCGCCAATGGGCAGGGCGTTGACGTAGGCCGCAAGATTTTCGCGAATGGCCTGCGCGGTACTGGACAAAAAGCCCGCCAGGGGCTTGAGGGTGACGCGCAGGCGTACGCGCACGGGCGCGGCGTAAAAAAAGCGGATAGGGTTAGGGACGCCCATTTCGTCGCGGGTCAACACCTCCACGTTGCCGTAGGTGTAGCAGCCGGGCGTCTTTTTAACGGCTATGGCGTCCGCAATGGCCCTGGCGTCGCCCCCCTCCACCACAAGGCAAATGCTGTGCGGCGGAAGATTGTTGGCGTCCTCCACATTGGTGTCATTTTCGTAGCCGCGCCAGCGGGTCACGCCCGGCACGGCCGCCACGGCCCCCAGCGTGCCCTCGAACACCGTGCGGCTGGGCAGCGCCGTGGAGACGGCCTGCCGCTCGCGCAGGGCCGCGTCAGTCTCAACCGCGCGGCCGGGCGTGGCGGCCACGGTATTGACGGCGCTTTGCCAGCCCCGGCAGGGCGTGGCTATTATCTTGATCTCGCCCGCGGCGGCGTGGATGTCCCCGGCCTCCTGCGCCGTGGCCGTCACCGTGATTTCCCCGGCCACGGGAATGATAACCTCGGCGGGCAAATCCCATTTGCGCCCTGCATCGTCCTCGAGCTGGCCAGCCTTGATTATGGTCCCGGCCACGCCCGTAAGGCGCACGGGCGCTGTGCTCACGCCCGCGGCCTGCCGTCGTATGCCGTTGATGATCACCATGCGGGACAGGCCCGCGCCCTGCGCCGTCTGCGGGGAAAAGGCGTTATACACGGCGCAGGCCAGGGCATAGGTATCCTGCTGCGCCAGCGCCACAATGGCGGCAAGCTGGCCCTCCTGGCTATCCGGCTCAAGGTACAGGTCAGCCCCGAAAATATCCCGCAGGCTCTGCTGCATCTTTTCCAGTGTCGCCGGGTACTCGGGCAGGTGGTAGCCGTCCCGGTCGATGTATGCGCTCTCCGGCATACTGCCTCCTATAGCGTCGCTGCCACTGTGGCCGGGCCGTAAACAGTGTCAATTTCCGCGGTCACGGTCAGCCTGCGCGTTTCGGCGTCCCACGAGCTCTCATAGCTCGTAAGGGCGCGCACGCCCTGCGTTTGCAAGATGCGGCGGCGCAAAATGGGGTCGTAGGTCTCGCGCGTCTGCTTGCCCCAGACGTGCGTGGCGTAGGGCGTGCCCTCGGTAAGGTCCAGGAACCACTCGCCCGAAAGCAGGGCCAGCCGCGTTTTTACGGCCTGCGCCACGCCCAGGGCATCGTCCACAAAATAATCGGCCTCGCCGTGGCCGAGGCGAAAGTCCCCGGCATTGTCCAGCTTGCGGTAACGCATCAGGCGGGCTCTCCCGTTGTGCCGCCGGAGTCGCCCTGGTGCGTGTGGTGCGCCACGCTCTTGCCCTCGGCGGTCATGTCGCCCGTGGTGTCCAGCGTGCCCTCAAGGCTCACGGCCCCGCGCATACTGATAACGCCCGCGCCGCCGTTTGCTCCCGTGGCGGTCAGGTTGCCCTCAATGGTCACTTGCGGGGCCTTGATGGTAAGGCTGGCGCTGGCCTCAAGCGTTATTTCCCCGGCCGGGGAAATGACCAGGCTGCCCTGCTCATTACGCATGTCCAGCGTCATGTCCGGCCTGATGGTCAGGCTTGCCTTGCCGTCGTCCATGCGCAGTTGCACGTTTTCCGGGTCCACGGGGGGGTCCAGCTTGCCCGCCTGGGAGCGGGGGCCCACAAAGGCCAGCCCGTCGGAAAGGTCATGCATCCGGCTATCGGGAGGCGGCACGGCTTTGCCGCCCTGCCACCAGCCGTCTATACAACGGCTGGAAAACACCACCAGGGCTTCGTCGCCGGGCTTGATGGGATAGGTCAGGGAAAAGCCGCCCCCGCAGGGAAACACCACGGGCACGTCCACCAGCAGGGGCATGGCCTGGCTCTTGACCTGGCCGCGCTCGTCCGCCACGCTGCCCATGACCGCGGGCTGTACGCTCACGGTCATGGCTACGGGGTCAAAGGCCTGGACAATGCCGGGCAGGGCCGTCCAGAGTTGCGCCTGCTGGCCCTCCTGGGCGCGGCGCAGGGCCTCCACGTCGTCACTTGTGCGCTCTATGCGGTCCACGTTGCTACCTCACCTGGTCCAGCGGGAGCCGCGCGGTGTCGTCAATGCCGATGCACACCATGTCGGCGTACCAGTCATTGCCGCGCGTGTCCCCTCGAAACTCAACCTTGAGGATGCGGTAAAAGCCGTCCGCGTCCATGCGCGGGGCCTGCTGCCCGGCCGCCTGCTTCAAGGGCGACTGCATGGCCTTGACCTGCGCGTTAT
Encoded proteins:
- a CDS encoding DUF2612 domain-containing protein; the encoded protein is MPGVADYVALVTSEHRRPRFLALVAACVQPYADAQAFLCQLPPAFDVDTAVGVQLDAVGLWVGVTRYLQTPLEGVYFSWDVEGVGWQEGVWKGRYDPASGLSVLDDDSFRRLVKARITANAWDGSVPLAYAVWRMAFADTGSLLVIQDNQDMSMSVGIAGIRPDAVFRALLTGNYIPLKPEGVRINWYAVTPDGDKLFAWDCDSAALAGWPDEAGSGGRWPEFLVPA
- a CDS encoding baseplate J/gp47 family protein; translation: MPESAYIDRDGYHLPEYPATLEKMQQSLRDIFGADLYLEPDSQEGQLAAIVALAQQDTYALACAVYNAFSPQTAQGAGLSRMVIINGIRRQAAGVSTAPVRLTGVAGTIIKAGQLEDDAGRKWDLPAEVIIPVAGEITVTATAQEAGDIHAAAGEIKIIATPCRGWQSAVNTVAATPGRAVETDAALRERQAVSTALPSRTVFEGTLGAVAAVPGVTRWRGYENDTNVEDANNLPPHSICLVVEGGDARAIADAIAVKKTPGCYTYGNVEVLTRDEMGVPNPIRFFYAAPVRVRLRVTLKPLAGFLSSTAQAIRENLAAYVNALPIGEDVLVSRLLCPINEADVPGRRSFDVLAVELCTGDAPDDAAEWQQANLPITFNAAASCAVEDVLLPGGD
- a CDS encoding Gp138 family membrane-puncturing spike protein codes for the protein MDRIERTSDDVEALRRAQEGQQAQLWTALPGIVQAFDPVAMTVSVQPAVMGSVADERGQVKSQAMPLLVDVPVVFPCGGGFSLTYPIKPGDEALVVFSSRCIDGWWQGGKAVPPPDSRMHDLSDGLAFVGPRSQAGKLDPPVDPENVQLRMDDGKASLTIRPDMTLDMRNEQGSLVISPAGEITLEASASLTIKAPQVTIEGNLTATGANGGAGVISMRGAVSLEGTLDTTGDMTAEGKSVAHHTHQGDSGGTTGEPA